The following is a genomic window from Saccopteryx bilineata isolate mSacBil1 chromosome 4, mSacBil1_pri_phased_curated, whole genome shotgun sequence.
GTATTCTTACATATTTTCTAagaggtttgaaaatttcaaaataaaaagttgaggaaatcctgactaggcagtggtgcagtggatatagcattggactgggacgcagaaggcccaggtttgaaaccctgaggttgccagcttgagcacaggctcatcggctagagtgtgggctcaccaacttgagtgcaggatcgctggctcgagtgttggatcacagacatgaccccatggctgctcgtttgagcccaaaggccgctggcttgagcacggggtcacttgctctgctgtaacaccccagtcaaggcacatatgagaaagcattcaatgaacgaacaactgaggtgccgtagcgaagaactgatgcttctcatctctgtcccttcttgtctgtccgtcattttaaaaaaaagttgaggaaAACGTTAATTCTGCCTGGGTAAATAGCAATGTAAGTTTAGAATGAGTCAGCAATAGAATTGGACTCTACCTAGAAAGTACAAAAGGTGATTGCAAATTTATTCTAGTTATTCCTATCCTGCCCAGCCCCCAAAACTTGAGGTCACATTACTATCAGTTTTtcctaattaataatttttatattttaccaacTAAGTTTTAGTTTGTTGTAAGTTGCCTCTAGCACATCTTGGCAGATAACTTAGacataaacttaaaaaacaaaggaatctgcctgaccaggcactgatgCAATGGatagtatcggactgggatgcagaagacccaggtttgaaaccctgaggtccctggcctgagcatgggctcaccagcttaagtgtggggtcactggtttgattgcaaaggttgctggcttgagtccaaggtcactggcttgagcaaggggtcacttgctctgctgtagtccccacacccatcaaggcacatatcacaaagcagtcaatgaactaaggagccgcaacaaagaattgatgcttcttatctcccccttcctgtgtctgcccctatccgtccctctctctgtcaaaaacaaaggAACTTTAATCTACCCAGTTTTGGATAGTGAGAAAGATTCACTAATTTGACAAAAAGCACATGGTTGAAGGGAATAAGGGATCTCTGGagccttcttttaatttttaaaaatttatttattggttttattttttaaatttctattgattttagagaggtaggAGTTGGGCGGGGGAAGTGAGTTGATTCACTTTAGTTCATCAGttgcttatgtgccttgaccaggcaaagctcagggttttgaaccataacctcagcattccaggttgatgctttatatactgtaccaccataggccaggcagaggttaggatttcaacatatggatATGGGAATGGGGGACACAGAAATTCAGACCATAGTGGTGGGGGAAGGAGAAACAAATAGGTGGTAATtgccaaggaaaagagcagagaagggtAAAAGATGCAATGGCAGGGACTTGAGGAAATGGGGCACTCTATGAAACCTTATGAAAAAAGGTGAGGTGGGCCAAGTGAAAGGTGGGGGGCCTTTCCAGCAAGGGAGAGCAGAGACTACAAAGTAAAATAGTTGGAGGGTAGGAAGAAAGAGGCAGTGAGGAGCCTGATCACATGAAGCCTATTAGGCCTCTGACTGCTAAGTGCTGTGGGAAAGCAGAAGCAAGGTCATTTTAAGTTCTGGGAAAGTACTTGTAATAATCCAAAGTAGTAACTTACACTGAGTTGTAGCTTTGGAGATGATGGTCCTGGATGTACTTTGAAGGCAGCTAAGATTTGTTCATTACAAGGTTTCTTTTGGGACCTATTCAATATTCAAGCACTTGTCATAAAAGGGAGACTGTATCtgaataaaaatctgtttttcaaGGCTGCACCAATATGAGTTTTATTGGTCTCTAACTGGAATACTGCTGCATTTACTGCACTTTGGGAAGCTTGACAGTTGTGGGCACCTATCCAAGCTGCTCTAGACTCTCCTTCCTTCCTAATAGAACCCCATATTGTTCAGGGGATGTTTGGGTACTCTTCCAAGGACAGATCTTGAATCATATAAGCCAATAGTTCTTATTTAGGGTGCTTTGGAAATCCTTGAAGGGCTTAATTATCACAGTGATTAAGAGATAttagagggcctgacctgtggtggcgcagtggatagagcgttgacctggagatgctgagtttgccggttcgaaaccctgggcttgcctggtcagggcacatgtgggagttgatgcttccagctcttcccccccttccctctctctgtctcttctttctctatgtctctccctctcctctctaaaatgaacaaataaataaaaattaaaaaaaaaaaaaaagagatattagAGGTATTTAGTGGACAAGGGCCAACGCTAAACGTTTCAACAACACAGCACAAAACAATCCTTCATAAAGAATTACTTCACATCCCACAAAGTTCCCACTTGTTCACGTGGCTGAGAACTTGAgcctagaatttattttttatgactctCAAGAAGTAGTTACATGGGTGTTAATGAACAATTTTCCAGGAATGTAATTATCATGTAAACAATGTCCTTCACATTAGAGCCTTGTgttgatttttaaagtatataatatatgaaTTTCATTTATACTTTCACCACAAAATAAAAGGAGGCATTACCTCTGATGGGATCTGAGCCCCATGTTCTTAAGATTCTCTGAGGCACTGCATACAACAGTAATCCATGACATGAGGGGAAAGTCTGTTGGAAGACTTTTGGGGACTAAGTCTCAACCCTTAACTGAGATACAAGAAAGATGCAGTCACCTTTAAGCTTCTGAAGTTGTCAACACTTGGTAATTagaactacatcagaattaagGACAAGACAAGACACTGAGGATGAAAGCAAAAATATGGAAAGACTTGGTACCTAATATTACCGAGCCACTAAACTTGTACCTTAGGATTTACTACTAGACTTATATTAATAAAGCTACTTGGAACTGAAAGCAACCAGGAAAGAGTAGCCCGTTTCCATGCTAGATCGAAGTCTAGCCTTTTAACATTCCAAACAAAAGATGGGGCTCTaagaggaaaaaacccaaaaccctcaGAACCAGACTTGTCCTTGGTGACATGCTAATTATTTCATTATACCAGCCTTTCCAAATCCCATGTTTTACCTGAGTGACTCTAGGTCAGGGAATTGGAAAGTATGATGCATGTTATATTATCAAAGCTAAATCTCAGAGTCTCACCCCTCACAAACAGGAGATCAAAatgcttttcatgtttatttttaaaaaaagtccagaatggatcaaaaagaaCAATCAAGGATACAGGTGCCAGACAAAGGCCAGAAGGTAGCTATAAAAGTACACCATAGGAAAATTAGGAAGCCTTATGACCTTGTTTCAAAAACTGTACCTAACAAATATTTAGCTTAGGTTTTCCATCAACCTAGCTTCCCCTGCTCTATCTCTGAATGTGACAGGGCGGGCTTGCCTTGCAAGGCCTCAGTTGAAGGATGCCATGTACATACAGGCTGGTACAGCAATACTTAAGTATCTTATCCCCAGATAAGTTTCATTCTAGGTGTATCACTGACTACCTTCATTGTGGTGTGTGGGATGGTTTCACCTCTTGGAAATATAGCTACTTCAGCACAAAACAATGTAAAGTCTTTATAATGATCAATAAATCATCTTCCCTTTTACGTGCAGCTGAAAAACAATAGGCTAGGGATAGGACATTGTGAGCTTTGTACTGCTGGCATTATCACTCATTAAATGATCATTAGCTTCGAGTCACTAAATTTACATATTAAGGAAATTATATATAGGATACTGCAAAAACACAGTAAGACTGAAGTTTGCCTATTTCTGCTCAGGAAGTCCCTTCACTCCCAAGCGTCATATGTTATCTGTCTCCAACGTTTACTGCCATTACTGTTTCTCCTCTTTTTGATCTTCCTTTTGTTCCCCAGTGCCAGAACTTCCAGAGCCTTCTCGTTCAGAGGCcatctgttaagaaaacattGGATAGCCATTCATTTAATGTTAAGACTGACAGCTTGCTCACTGATGAACTATAAAACAAGAAGCCATATCCCACCTATTccatccttcttccctccttatACACTACTGATGGTTTCTGTCTCATTCCCTTtgaccccaccctctctccctcccaaagTAAAGCCAAGAAGGATCTTTTCAGTACTCCCAGTTTTATAAATGGCTATGTTGGGAGCCACTCATGAGGATAATCAACAGCAGTTACATCAAGTTTCAAGTTAGAAGCAAAAGACCCCTTTGTCCTTATACCTTTTTGTATGCCATTTCGAAGAGCTTCAGTGATGCCTGCTGAAGGGAAGATGCTGCCTGCCTTATGTTTTCTCCAGTTTCACTATCTTTTCGAGCCAGGAGCTCCCTCATTTTGGAAATCTCTTCTTTTAGCTTGttgcacttaaaaacaaaatgaaacaaatccCTCCCTTTTTCTGGGTTTCCTGTTCCATTACATGAAGCAGAAATATTcagaaacatttcttaaaaactaAATTCCTACCAAGATGCACACAGTGACAGATAAAACCTCATTAACACTGGTTACAATGCCTCTCAACTTCATGAACTATTCCATTATAAAAGAGGGCTCACCTCATCAGCAGGCAATTGGTCCTTGAATTCTTCCATCTTGCTTTCTGTATCATGGATGATACCCTCAGCCATATTAACTGCTTCAACTCGTTCctaagagaaatggaaaattgGAAGACTTCCCCATCAGTTGTTTCGCTGAACATCTCACTGAGAAAGACAACATGCTTACTCTGCTGCATACTGTTacagaataaaaacataaatggggaaaaaaatcactgtgGTGGTCTGAGGTAGTCTGAAATGTTGATAACAGATTTTAGCTGGATTTTATAACATAAGAATTAACATGGGAAgactgaaaatacaaaataaaggcaTTCCACATAGTTATGAGCAAAGGGGAGAAGGGATAGATGAGGGTAACAGAAGATATAAGATCAATGAAATGTCCAAGCTCCCTCTTTCACCTTCCTGCTGAAAAGGCAGAAATGTGTTAATCACCTTCTTTCGCCTGTCTTCTTCAGCATACTTCTCTGCATTTTTAACCATATTTTCAATATCATCTTTGCTTAACCCACCGGAAGACTGGATCACAACTACAGGGAAAAGAAAGCATTTCGTTACTTCAGGTTAAAATTACATATCTCATCATCTactgcatttaaaaaagaaaatactgctcaAAATAGCCAATCTTGATGTGAATTATGAAGAGGAATACCCTGTTGTCCTACAATAAGCAGAGAAACCAAGGGTCTGATGTATACAACGACCAACTGTCTTGCCTACCTACCCAAACTTCAGCAATCCACTGCCTATTTTCCAGAACACATCTGTCGATGTGAATCTGATAACTGaggagaaaaaggtaaagaggaCTCATCTCCCAAGGTGGTGAGAAAAGACATGCATAATCTATTCTAGAAGGTCATGTTCCCCACAAAAAGGAACTCTAAGGTCCTTCACCTCACTCTTAACAGTCTCATAAATGAGAAAACTTACTCTGCTGCTCACGTCCTGTACCCTTATCTTTGGCAGAAACATGTACGATCCCATTGGCATCAATATCAAATGTAACTTCAATCTGAGGGACTCCACGAGGGGCTGGGGGAATTCCAATCTAAAATAAGCAAATAGAGTAAACGAAACTCCTTCACAAAGAGGTCCAGTGCTGTAGTAGTTCCAAACCTGCAGTCTTCTGGGGAACAAGTCACTTGGTTCCAGGTAAGAGCAAGCTATAGCTTTgcttaattaaaatatacaaaaacaagtTTATAAGTAAAGGTAGTAGTTTAGTTCCATTGCTATCCAAAATGAATAGGGCTCATACCAGTTAAGGTTAGCTGTAGCAAGTAATCATAATGGCTTATGTACCTGGGGACACAAAAATTATAGCAAGAGCAAACCTCTCCCTCACTGTTTATCTcaccaagaaacaaaaaacaatgctAACTGGAAGCCAGTATCCATGTGTCTTAAATTAGTAACCAGGAATTCTTCTAATTAGTATTATCTATGAACATTTCCCTGTctcttataataatttatttgaaagcaagagacaggaagggagggagatgagaagcatcaactcatagttgtggcaccttagttgttcactgattgctttctcacatgccttgactgggaggagagggtctccagccaagtcagtggccccatgctcaaaccagcgaacatggggtcatatcttctaagatcccacactcaagccagcaatgcccACATTCAAGGGTAACGAGacgctcaagtcagcagcctcagggttttaaacctgggtattcagcatcccaggctgacactgttatctattgcaccaccatctggtcagacataatattttttaaaatttatttaaatactaatttttttaaagagagacggggggggggggggggggggcccaggagggagaagtaggaagcatcaactcatagtagttgcttctcatatgtgccttcactggagaagcccagggttttgaactggtgtctcagcgttccaggttaatccttacccactgcgccacgacaggtcaggccaagcatactatttttttttttgtgtgtgtgtatttttctgaagctggaaacggggaggcagacttccgcatgcgcccgaccgggatccacctggcatgcccaccagggggcaatgctccgcccttccggggcgtccctctgcctagaccagagccactctagcgcccggggcagaggccatggagccatccccagcacccggggcagaggccacggagccatccccagcacccgggccatctttgctccaatggagcctcggctgcgggaggggaagacagatacagagaggaaggagagggggaggggtggagaagcagatgggcgcctctcctgtgtgccctggccaggaatcgaacccgggacctccacacgccaggccgacgctctatcactgagccaaccggccagggcccaggcataCTATTCTTAAAGCTCTTATAGCACAAGCAAAACTTTCAAGTAAAAACTCAAGCCAAGGTTTATCCAGTTGCAGAATGTGTATGTACACTATGTTAACAGAGTGCTTCAGCAGTTTATGGTACTACTAATAAGGGTTAGAATACAGTCTAACTTTACAGTATAAAAGAATGAGGAACATATTTAGGATTCCCAATACCCACCAAAGTAAACTGTCCAAGAAGTTTGTTGTCTCCAGCCATCTCTCTCTCACCCTGACACACTTTAATCTCCACTTGAGTCTGACCATCAGCAGCAGTAGAAAATacctagagaaaaagaaacttcctGGGTTGGCACTCTAATTAAACTACTTGCCTAACATAAAGTATAAGCCAAAGAGATACTCACACCCCAACAGTGGAAGAATCCTAATGTACACTATTTTCAGAACAAAGATTTATGTCTTTGCTGGGAAACGAGTAGGATTAGCATAGCAAAAGGGCATGTGATGGCTACTGTTTCTGCTAAGCAAACGCATCATACAAAGATGCAGCATTGGCACAGGCGGCCTTGAGAGGAGGAGCTAAAAAAAACGGGACATTGAAACATGCTCATCTGGGGAAATACGTCAGAGACAGGACATGTATTTTGTGCTCGTCACAGGAAGTTACCACACCTTCAGAATGATGTGTTGGCAACACATCACTACACAAATATAGCAATAGCCAgtttttcattaaaacaaaaatttagaaaatcaGGGAAATACTTAATCCAAGACCCAAGGCATTGTCCAGATAGCCCTGACTTGGCACCCCAGGCCATCCACTGTTCACCATGAACAGAAGCACATTCCACAGTCTTGCCCCACCACTATTTTTACATCCTTTGACAACAAAGAGTACAGGGAATTTAGTCCCAAATGATGACACTCCTTTTGGCAGGTTATTAATGGAGACTATTAATGTCTTCCCTACAATCATCACTACCGGCTATCCAGCAAAGAGAATTTTTTCCaggaacaaactaaaaaaatgatTGAGATTTATGCAGTGGTAGTTTCAGAGCCAGAGGTTTATCCAAGGCACAATTCAGCtgctaattggaaaaaaaaaaaaaaaaagagagaaagcgtCAGAGTCTTACCACCCACATTCACCTAGTATGGACTATAAACAAAACATTTCCCAGAAAAGCTCACAAAGGTGGCTGCAATCACATCCCTCCCAGACCCTGGTATCTCTGTGACTAGGTAGAGAGTGGAGGCTCTTACCTGGCTTTTCTTGGTTGGAATAGTGGTGTTCCTGTTAATAAGTTTGGTAAATACACCTCCCAGAGTCTCAATACCCAGAGAAAGGGGAGTGACATCCAGGAGCAGCACATCTGTAACATCACCAGCCAATACACCTCCCTGAATGGCAGCTCCAATGGCCACAGCCTCATCAGGATTAACAGCTTTACTTGGGGCTCGGCCAAAGAGATCCTGCACAGTCTGCTGAACCTGAGTATCAAGAAAAAAACTGTCACCCATTACTCAAAGCAACTAACTgcccaggaagggagacagaacaCGTGTCCCAAGACCACAGCAAATCAAAGGACAAGTTACTTCAGACCTAAGAGTTCCACTCAAATTACTGTAGTATTTCTTAGTCGAATTCTTGTTAATAATCTGAGTGTATCATGTAGGTAACACTCATATACTTTTCTTACATGATAGCTCATTCATAGTCCTTGtaaatttggaaagaatttttgtcatttaattttccAAACAACACATTAAATTAGAAATAGAGGGTGTGGGGTTGGGGAGAAAGGGGAGTATAGAGGGACAACaatgtgacagaaaatgatttgactttgggtgatgggcacacaatgcaaccaatagttcaaatgctatagagatgttcaccagaaacctatgtactcttattgatcaatgtcacccattaactttaatttcaaaataaaaagattaaaagaaatagaGGGTACAAGGCATGGTGACTCAGAAATTACATAGTCTAAGTCCTCTTCTATGTTATCTGTAAAACCAACATCCAAGAAGTGGTGGATATACAATGACAACACTAGTGCTAATGTGGGACATGTTCTTCCttgcccccactccccaccccttatTACTAATGTTAGGGAAAAATACTACTTAAATAGCATCTGGAATAATTTGTCAACATAAAGGTATCTTTCTGGTCCAcagcctctctttttctctcctgattTATTCTGTGCGTATTTTCCTAAGCGCAtgtactcaaaaaaattaagaaaacatgaaggcccaaaataattctatgaaAGCTATAAAGAAGTGCATCTTCAACAGGTTCTGTGCTCAGTCGTTAGCTTTCCACACACCTGTCTTTTCAGCATGATGTGTTGATGAACAGAATGCATCACCGCACATATCTTTGTTGAAGAGATACAATTAGAAACTCTGAACACTATGCTGCAAAGACATACGCCTAATACTGCCTCATGGAGGCTCATTAGTACCAAGGTTTTAAGCTATCTCTGAGTGCAAACATTCATTCCTAAAATTCTGCAGACTTCAGTTCAGGATTCTTTCTGCTACCACCCCAATGACACTTTGCCCTTCCTATTCCTTTTTCTTATACCcttggattttaaaaagaagctaaaaataatttttaattagggCAAAAATTCATCAGGGCTACTGTGGATGAAAGGCCACATATTCATGTCCCTACACATCATAAGCCATCTGTTCCATAAgccataagaaaatatatacactgctcacaaaaaatagggaatattttacagcttcatattcattttgaaatatcccctaaattttttgagcagtatattatgtGTCAGCCCTCTCTGCTCTCCATGTTGAGAATTTCATGAGTCCATCCATACCTTGGGCATTCTAGTCATGCCACCAACAAGAATCACTTCTCCTATGTCACTCTTGCTGACTTCTGCATCCTGCATGGCTTTTTGGCATGGGGCAATGGTCCTTTTGATTAGATCGATGACGATCCCCTCAAACTGAGCCCGGGTCAGCTTCATATTCAAATGCTTAGGTCCAGAAGCATCCATTGTAAGATATGGCAAATTGATGTCGGTCTGCAAAGGAAACAGAAGACCAGTAGTtgtgaagtttctttttctttctttttgtatttttctgaagtgcgaAGCAgggaacagactcccacatgcgactgggatccacccggcatgcccactagggggcgatgctctgcccatctgggccgttgctgtagcaaccagagccattctagcgcctgaggaagaggccatgagccatcctcagcaccagagtcaacgttgctccaattgagccttggctgtgaaagggagagagaaagaaaaaaaggagaagggggagggtgaagaagcagatgggcgcttctcctgtgtgccctggctgggaattaaacccaggacttccacatgccaggctgacgctctaccactgagccaagtggccagggccatcGTGAAGTTTCTTATTCAATTAAACACTGGcctgaccagcctgacctgtggtggcacagtggataaagcgtcgacctggaaatgctgaggtttccggttcgaaaccctgggcttgcctggtcaaggcacatatgggagttgatgcttccagctcctccccagttctctctcttctctctctctctcctctctaaaatgaataaataaaataaaataaaaattaaaaaaaaaaaaaagcaagtaccTTGTTGTATTtgctttataaaacaaacaaacaaacaaacaaaaacctggcctgaccaggcggtggcgcagtggatagagtgtcgaactgggacgcagaagaagacccaggttcgagacctcgaggtctccagcttgagcgcgggctcaactggtttgagcaaagctcaccagctagaatCCAAGAtcgttagcttgagcaaggggttacttggtctgctgtagccccacagtcaaggcatatatgagaaagcaatcaatgaacaactaaggtgtctcaacaaaaaactaatgattgatgcttctcatctctctttgtttctgtctgtctgtccctatctatcgctctctctgactctctgtctctggaaaataaacaaacaaataaatataaataaaacaaaaaacaacaacaaaaaaactaagactGAATGCCATAGTGGTTATACCCACTCTAAAGGAACAGCCACCAAAAAGAGACTGTCTCTTTAAGATTCAACCTCTTATCTTTCCAAAGGTAAACACTAGAGCATCTACTATTAAATAATGAAGTACAGAGTAGAGAAGCAGGAAAAACTCTGTTCAGGAGATAAACATTCTAACActaaatatacagggtgggaaaaaaataataaatatacagggttggcaaaaataaaaataaatgagtacacGAAACATAGTTTATGCTtgttattaatgtattattttccatataaactgcaaacctactttagtcccaccctgtatattaaAAACTACACTTGTTTTTCTCcaccaagttttaaaaaattccatgtgCATGAAAAAAACCtatcaa
Proteins encoded in this region:
- the HSPA9 gene encoding stress-70 protein, mitochondrial, translating into MISASRAAASRLVGAAASWGPSVVRHQDGWNGLSHEAFRIVSRRDYASEAIKGAVVGIDLGTTNSCVAVMEGKQAKVLENAEGARTTPSVVAFTADGERLVGMPAKRQAVTNPNNTFYATKRLIGRRYDDPEVQKDIKNVPFKIVRASNGDAWVEAHGKLYSPSQIGAFVLMKMKETAENYLGHTAKNAVITVPAYFNDSQRQATKDAGQIAGLNVLRVINEPTAAALAYGLDKSEDKVIAVYDLGGGTFDISVLEIQKGVFEVKSTNGDTFLGGEDFDQALLQHIVKEFKRETGVDLTKDNMALQRVREAAEKAKCELSSSVQTDINLPYLTMDASGPKHLNMKLTRAQFEGIVIDLIKRTIAPCQKAMQDAEVSKSDIGEVILVGGMTRMPKVQQTVQDLFGRAPSKAVNPDEAVAIGAAIQGGVLAGDVTDVLLLDVTPLSLGIETLGGVFTKLINRNTTIPTKKSQVFSTAADGQTQVEIKVCQGEREMAGDNKLLGQFTLIGIPPAPRGVPQIEVTFDIDANGIVHVSAKDKGTGREQQIVIQSSGGLSKDDIENMVKNAEKYAEEDRRKKERVEAVNMAEGIIHDTESKMEEFKDQLPADECNKLKEEISKMRELLARKDSETGENIRQAASSLQQASLKLFEMAYKKMASEREGSGSSGTGEQKEDQKEEKQ